In Coleofasciculus sp. FACHB-1120, one DNA window encodes the following:
- a CDS encoding Precorrin-3B methylase — protein sequence MAKQENPLTGEALIKEVCRRIRVARSYWDAHNNAACRGERDRALALYNTLTKEQKDQIPQQLRMWLRYRSEKYFGAYRTPSKSKRKSK from the coding sequence ATGGCAAAGCAGGAAAATCCTCTCACGGGAGAAGCACTCATCAAGGAAGTCTGTCGGCGGATTCGGGTTGCCCGTAGCTATTGGGATGCCCATAATAATGCTGCTTGTCGGGGAGAACGCGATCGCGCCTTAGCGCTTTATAACACGCTGACGAAAGAACAAAAAGACCAGATTCCGCAGCAGTTGCGGATGTGGCTTCGTTACCGCAGTGAAAAATACTTTGGCGCATACCGAACGCCGTCCAAGTCGAAACGAAAGTCAAAGTAA
- a CDS encoding DUF6438 domain-containing protein, translated as MRSPLLLSLIIGVASSVLTVSIPNSPFLAAKTTTPNQRLLNQPQPVSRQAALTLERTACFGFCPIYKLTVYGNGKVVYEGKRFVKVTGTRTTTISKTAARKLIADFQKLNYFKLQDSYTGGHTDDPSAITSLRMGKKQKIVHYYLPSPDAPTQLTELENKIDTVVNSKQWIGTDAECAPRGTTK; from the coding sequence ATGCGATCGCCACTTCTTCTAAGTCTAATAATCGGTGTAGCCAGTAGTGTTCTAACCGTCTCTATTCCTAACTCCCCGTTCCTGGCGGCTAAAACCACGACTCCGAATCAAAGGCTACTCAATCAACCTCAACCAGTGTCACGACAAGCTGCACTGACACTCGAACGAACAGCCTGTTTTGGCTTTTGCCCCATTTATAAGCTCACTGTTTATGGCAATGGCAAGGTGGTTTACGAGGGCAAACGGTTTGTGAAAGTGACTGGCACCCGAACAACAACTATCAGTAAAACAGCAGCTAGAAAGCTCATTGCAGACTTTCAAAAGCTTAACTACTTCAAGCTTCAAGACAGCTACACAGGTGGACACACTGATGATCCTTCTGCCATCACCTCATTGAGGATGGGCAAGAAACAAAAAATAGTACATTATTACCTCCCTTCACCTGACGCACCGACCCAACTAACAGAATTAGAAAATAAAATTGATACCGTAGTGAATTCTAAGCAGTGGATTGGAACAGATGCTGAATGCGCCCCACGAGGAACTACGAAGTAA
- a CDS encoding Coq4 family protein: MSKSPSIINADMSRSVTPEILKGLEGFLAFIDDATDTEAVFDIAAALAKHEVSTAAITYLKSYPEIAQLFEEQYIAPTPNLEALLKLPEDSLGFAYASHMRAANLDPEFYRKVELIDEWNYLALRMRQTHDIWHTVTGFGTDIAGEIGLQAFSIAQNRSPLAVMLIAGITLNTIKMNRDLNPLVRIIQQGYDLGYQAKPFLGQKWEEAWEKPLADWRAELNVTPFRHV, from the coding sequence ATGTCAAAATCTCCCTCGATTATCAATGCTGATATGAGTCGCTCGGTTACTCCAGAAATTCTGAAAGGTTTGGAAGGTTTCCTTGCCTTTATCGATGACGCAACAGATACCGAGGCAGTTTTTGATATTGCTGCTGCCTTAGCCAAGCATGAAGTTTCTACTGCCGCGATTACCTATCTCAAGTCCTATCCTGAAATCGCTCAACTTTTTGAAGAACAATATATTGCACCGACTCCCAATCTAGAAGCGTTACTCAAGCTGCCTGAAGATTCGTTAGGCTTTGCCTATGCCTCTCATATGCGAGCAGCCAACCTCGATCCAGAGTTCTATCGCAAAGTCGAGCTGATTGATGAATGGAACTATTTAGCACTGCGTATGCGACAAACCCATGATATTTGGCATACCGTTACAGGATTTGGCACCGATATTGCTGGAGAGATTGGGCTGCAAGCATTTTCAATCGCGCAAAATCGCTCTCCGCTTGCAGTGATGTTGATTGCCGGAATCACCCTGAATACGATCAAGATGAACAGGGATTTAAACCCGCTTGTACGTATCATTCAGCAGGGCTACGATTTGGGGTATCAGGCAAAACCCTTTCTAGGGCAGAAGTGGGAAGAGGCTTGGGAAAAGCCTCTAGCAGACTGGAGAGCGGAGTTAAATGTCACTCCTTTTCGCCATGTTTGA